A portion of the Oncorhynchus clarkii lewisi isolate Uvic-CL-2024 chromosome 27, UVic_Ocla_1.0, whole genome shotgun sequence genome contains these proteins:
- the LOC139386243 gene encoding immunoglobulin superfamily member 11-like isoform X1, producing the protein MIKFHNSDLWIAWLVLFCMEGSRFDLHTGTVSVRALDVTVTQSSIQVARGQAAILPCSFSTSAALNNLNIIWMVIPLSNANQPEQVIIYQGGQVFSLANHLNGRVGFVATMPSTSASIFINNTQLSDTGTYQCLVNNLPDRGGRNIGVIGLTVLVPPSVPACRVQGTLDVGADIMLMCSSEEGIPTPTYAWEKLESLPKLPHTAMQDQMQGTVTLRNISTSTSGLYQCTASNAIAKSTCLLNLQVVAPQPQSVGLIAGTIATGVLAVIICSLLVLVTLFYWKNKNKYEEEEIPNEIREDDLPPKRSSSVKAFHADASSSENDTLTSTNTYNSRYWHNPKPNYDTNSYTRYNGDTRQTFPTGQAGHTGQTGGHAAHTGHGTLAPPGSAPLACQAYSNGSHTLPPPKTLVVTTNSAPSPPTMVRSNGSVSLKPVTVASRGGYTHSYAVSQATLERMGAVPVLVPAQSRAGSLV; encoded by the exons TGAGCGTGAGGGCGTTggatgtcacagtgacccagaGCAGCATCCAGGTAGCCCGCGGCCAGGCGGCCATCTTGCCCTGCTCCTTCTCCACCAGCGCTGCCCTCAACAACCTCAACATTATCTGGATGGTCATCCCGCTGTCCAATGCCAATCAGCCCGAACAG GTGATCATCTACCAAGGTGGCCAAGTGTTCAGTCTAGCCAACCACTTGAATGGCCGGGTGGGTTTCGTGGCCACCATGCCCAGCACAAGTGCCTCTATCTTCATCAACAACACCCAGCTGTCAGACACGGGGACCTACCAGTGCCTGGTCAACAACCTCCCCGACAGAGGGGGGCGCAACATCGGGGTCATCGGCCTCACCGTGCTGG TGCCTCCCTCGGTGCCTGCATGCCGTGTCCAGGGCACGCTGGACGTGGGCGCTGACATCATGCTGATGTGCAGCAGCGAGGAGGGGATCCCCACGCCCACCTACGCCTGGGAGAAGCTGGAGTCGCTGCCCAAGCTGCCCCACACCGCCATGCAAG ACCAGATGCAAGGGACCGTAACACTGAGGAACATCAGTACCAGTACCTCTGGTCTGTACCAGTGTACAGCATCCAACGCCATCGCCAAGAGCACCTGTCTACTCAACCTGCAGGTTGTGGCAC CCCAGCCCCAGAGTGTGGGTCTCATAGCTGGCACCATCGCCACGGGCGTGCTGGCTGTCATCATCTGCTCCCTACTGGTGCTGGTGACACTCTTCTACTGGAAGAACAAGAACAAatatgaggaggaggagatcCCCAATGAGATCAG AGAGGACGACCTGCCCCCTAAGAGGTCGTCGTCAGTGAAAGCGTTTCACGCCGACGCCTCATCCTCGGAGAATGACACCCTGACGTCCACCAACACCTACAACAGCCGCTATTGGCACAACCCCAAGCCCAACTACGACACCAACTCCTACACCCGCTACAATGGCGACACACGCCAGACGTTCCCTACGGGGCAAGCGGGTCACACAGGTCAAACGGGGGGACATGCAGCTCACACAGGACACGGGACACTGGCTCCGCCGGGCTCCGCCCCCCTGGCATGTCAGGCCTACTCCAATGGTAGCCACACCCTCCCCCCGCCCAAGACTCTGGTGGTCACCACCAACTCCGCCCCCTCCCCGCCCACCATGGTGCGCAGCAATGGCTCAGTCAGCCTGAAGCCCGTGACGGTGGCATCGCGTGGCGGGTACACGCACTCGTACGCCGTAAGCCAGGCCACGCTGGAGCGCATGGGCGCCGTGCCCGTCTTGGTGCCagcccagagcagagcaggctctctggtctaa
- the LOC139386243 gene encoding immunoglobulin superfamily member 11-like isoform X2: MIKFHNSDLWIAWLVLFCMEVSVRALDVTVTQSSIQVARGQAAILPCSFSTSAALNNLNIIWMVIPLSNANQPEQVIIYQGGQVFSLANHLNGRVGFVATMPSTSASIFINNTQLSDTGTYQCLVNNLPDRGGRNIGVIGLTVLVPPSVPACRVQGTLDVGADIMLMCSSEEGIPTPTYAWEKLESLPKLPHTAMQDQMQGTVTLRNISTSTSGLYQCTASNAIAKSTCLLNLQVVAPQPQSVGLIAGTIATGVLAVIICSLLVLVTLFYWKNKNKYEEEEIPNEIREDDLPPKRSSSVKAFHADASSSENDTLTSTNTYNSRYWHNPKPNYDTNSYTRYNGDTRQTFPTGQAGHTGQTGGHAAHTGHGTLAPPGSAPLACQAYSNGSHTLPPPKTLVVTTNSAPSPPTMVRSNGSVSLKPVTVASRGGYTHSYAVSQATLERMGAVPVLVPAQSRAGSLV, from the exons TGAGCGTGAGGGCGTTggatgtcacagtgacccagaGCAGCATCCAGGTAGCCCGCGGCCAGGCGGCCATCTTGCCCTGCTCCTTCTCCACCAGCGCTGCCCTCAACAACCTCAACATTATCTGGATGGTCATCCCGCTGTCCAATGCCAATCAGCCCGAACAG GTGATCATCTACCAAGGTGGCCAAGTGTTCAGTCTAGCCAACCACTTGAATGGCCGGGTGGGTTTCGTGGCCACCATGCCCAGCACAAGTGCCTCTATCTTCATCAACAACACCCAGCTGTCAGACACGGGGACCTACCAGTGCCTGGTCAACAACCTCCCCGACAGAGGGGGGCGCAACATCGGGGTCATCGGCCTCACCGTGCTGG TGCCTCCCTCGGTGCCTGCATGCCGTGTCCAGGGCACGCTGGACGTGGGCGCTGACATCATGCTGATGTGCAGCAGCGAGGAGGGGATCCCCACGCCCACCTACGCCTGGGAGAAGCTGGAGTCGCTGCCCAAGCTGCCCCACACCGCCATGCAAG ACCAGATGCAAGGGACCGTAACACTGAGGAACATCAGTACCAGTACCTCTGGTCTGTACCAGTGTACAGCATCCAACGCCATCGCCAAGAGCACCTGTCTACTCAACCTGCAGGTTGTGGCAC CCCAGCCCCAGAGTGTGGGTCTCATAGCTGGCACCATCGCCACGGGCGTGCTGGCTGTCATCATCTGCTCCCTACTGGTGCTGGTGACACTCTTCTACTGGAAGAACAAGAACAAatatgaggaggaggagatcCCCAATGAGATCAG AGAGGACGACCTGCCCCCTAAGAGGTCGTCGTCAGTGAAAGCGTTTCACGCCGACGCCTCATCCTCGGAGAATGACACCCTGACGTCCACCAACACCTACAACAGCCGCTATTGGCACAACCCCAAGCCCAACTACGACACCAACTCCTACACCCGCTACAATGGCGACACACGCCAGACGTTCCCTACGGGGCAAGCGGGTCACACAGGTCAAACGGGGGGACATGCAGCTCACACAGGACACGGGACACTGGCTCCGCCGGGCTCCGCCCCCCTGGCATGTCAGGCCTACTCCAATGGTAGCCACACCCTCCCCCCGCCCAAGACTCTGGTGGTCACCACCAACTCCGCCCCCTCCCCGCCCACCATGGTGCGCAGCAATGGCTCAGTCAGCCTGAAGCCCGTGACGGTGGCATCGCGTGGCGGGTACACGCACTCGTACGCCGTAAGCCAGGCCACGCTGGAGCGCATGGGCGCCGTGCCCGTCTTGGTGCCagcccagagcagagcaggctctctggtctaa